One genomic segment of Erythrolamprus reginae isolate rEryReg1 chromosome 2, rEryReg1.hap1, whole genome shotgun sequence includes these proteins:
- the TICAM2 gene encoding TIR domain-containing adapter molecule 2, which translates to MGNNISRRIYSSFLKNRMKTKYASQNDHHFNQNSTLENCYHPSIQDLNVSSDEESEDEFYKFVILHAEEDIEEAIRVQDLLQNEYCIKPGIIFAEMPSGRHLLENLTDAINDSAWIIILLTENFLRDLWCEFQSYTSLLGALTTPHKHNSVIPMRPRNRPLPWDRTPFVLQCVNVLQEDSPGFSVQVKKTFQEARYRQQEKVWRCGRKKEVPL; encoded by the coding sequence ATGGGAAACAATATTTCCAGAAGAATTTATTCCTCTTTTCTGAAGAACAGAATGAAGACTAAGTATGCTAGTCAAAACGATCACCACTTTAACCAAAACTCCACATTAGAAAACTGTTACCATCCTAGCATCCAAGACCTAAATGTTAGCAGTGATGAGGAGTCTGAAGATGAGTTCTACAAGTTTGTGATTCTTCATGCTGAGGAGGACATAGAAGAAGCCATTAGAGTCCAAGACCTCTTACAAAATGAATACTGTATCAAACCAGGAATCATTTTTGCGGAAATGCCTAGCGGTAGGCATTTGCTTGAAAATTTAACTGATGCCATTAATGATTCTGCCTGGATAATTATACTGCTGACAGAAAACTTCTTAAGAGACCTTTGGTGTGAATTCCAGTCATATACTTCTCTTTTGGGTGCGCTGACCACCCCACACAAACATAACAGTGTGATACCCATGCGGCCACGAAATAGACCACTCCCATGGGACAGGACTCCTTTCGTCCTACAGTGTGTTAATGTTCTTCAAGAAGATAGTCCTGGATTTTCTGTTCAAGTAAAGAAAACTTTCCAGGAGGCTCGATATAGACAGCAGGAAAAAGTGTGGCGatgtggaaggaagaaagaagtccCCCTCTAA